CGATCGGGTGGACGATGTATCCGCCGTTATCCTTGGCGCCGAACCCACAGACGAACTTCCTTCTTCTGGGGCTCCACTTGAGTGGCATCGCTACCACGATCGGGGCGATCAATTTCATCACGACAATCATTTACGAACGCGACGAGTCGATCGGCTGGGCCAACCTCGACATCTTCTCGTGGAACATGCTCGTCACGAGCGCGATCATCGTCTTCGCGTTCCCGCTGCTCGGGACGGCCCTGCTCATGCTCCTGTTCGATCGCAACTTCGGGACGACCTTCTTCGCGGTCGAGGGCGGCGGCCCGATTCTCTGGCAACATCTACTCTGGTTCTGGGGCCATCCGGAAGTCTACATCATTTTCCTGCCGGCGACCGGGCTGATGAGCCTGATCCTCCCGAAGTTCGTCGGCCGCAAGCTGTTCGGATTCAAATTCATCGTCTACTCGACGATCGCTATCGGGGTGCTCTCGTTCGGCGTCTGGGCGCACCATATGTTCGTAACCGGCGTCGATCCCCGCGTTCGAGCGAGTTTCATGGCAACCTCGATCGCCATCGCCGTCCCGAGTGCGATCAAGGTATTCAACTGGATCACCACCATGTGGAACGGCGACGTGAGGCTCGCCGCACCGACGATCCTCTGTATCGGCTCGATCGGTCTGTTCATCGTCGGTGGCGTCACGGGGATCTTCCTCGCCGTCATCCCCGTCGACGTGATGTATCACGGGACCTACTACGTCGTCGGCCACTTCCACCTCATCCTCATGGGAATCATCCCGCTCATGATGTTCGCCGCGAGCTACTACTGGTATCCCATGCTTACCGGCCGGATGTACGATCGACGGCTCGCGATTTTCCAGTCGTCGCTGCTGGTTATCGGGTCGGCGCTCACGTTCATGACGCTGATGGCGCTCGGCTTTCTCGAGCTCCCTCGCCGATACGCGACCTATCCGCCGGGGTACTCGGGGCTACAGGTCGCCGCGACGGTCGGCGCGTTCATCATCGGCATTAGCGTCCTCATGTGGCTCTACAACATGCTCTGGTCGTACTTTCAGGGGACGCCGATCGAGACGAGCGACCCCTGGGAGCTGAAGGCGACCGAGCAGTTCACGCCCGAGTGGCAGTGGTTCGAGGACCGACTCGAGCGCGAGCGCGGAATCGCGCCGACTGAACCCGAGACGGTCCGCCCGTCGTACGTACCCGCACAGGAGGAGCGCCCGCCGTCGCTTTACGGTCGGATCGAGCCCGTCGCGCGAACCGTCGCGAACGACGCCGGGATCGGCGCAGCCGGTGGCTTCGTCGGGACGATGCTCATGACCGCCGTGCTCATCTTGGCAGTGGCGTTGGGGGTGTTCGACCTCGAGTCGTTCGCGAATCTGGCGACGCTCGTCGGGTTGCCGGCGAATCTCGCCCTCGGATACGGCCTGTTCCTCGTCGGTGGGATGACGGTCTGGTCCCTGCTGTTTCTGTCGCTGGGCGAGTACCTGCCGGGCGAACTCACTCTCGTCACCGGCCTGTGGTACGCGACGGTGATCGCCTCCGGATTCGCGATCGCGTTCTATACCGGTCAGACCGGGCTCGAATTGGTTGCGTACCTGCTCTTCGTCTTGCTCGCACACTGGATCTACGGGCTGGGTCTCGCGGGAACGATCGCGTATCTCGGCGGCCGTCGGCGTCGTCCGTCGACGGGGGAGGACGAATATCGATGAGCGGCGATGAGGACTCATCACCCGACGCGACCGAACCGCCTGCGACCGATAGTACCGGTCCGATCGAGCCGACGACGTCCTCCGAATCGTTGGTGTTAACGTATTTCGCACCCTTTCTGGGCGTCCTCCTGATCGCCGCCGGTCTCCCCCTCGCGATCGCGGGGGGCTACGTCGTCGTTCAGGACGGGATCGGCCTCTGTGGGTCCCCCAGTATCACGGCCGAGCCCGTGGCCGACGGTGAGACGCCGCCGGCGACTATCGAAACGCTGCCCGCGGGGGAACTCTCGCCGGCCGAACGAGCGGCCCTCGAGGAGGCCATCGAGAGTCCCCTCCAGGAGGCGAAAGTCGACGGCGAGTTGGCGAACCGGGGGGCGTTGCTCGAGGGGGTGCTCGTCGAGTACGAGGGCGATCGCTTCTACGTGCAGATCACGTCGCAAAATTCCTGTCTCGAAGTCGCACCGTTGCTGTTCCCGATCGGAGTGATCGGGATTCTCATGGGAGTTGTCGGTGTCCTGACGCCGCCGATATACCGAAAGATGGCTGGTTTCGAGGAACGGATTCAGGGCGAACGGACGGAGTGAGGGGTCGAGATTGGGGCCATCGGGAGACGGTGCGCCCAATTTAGTCGTCGGTCCTGTTCGCCTCGTCGTTCGTCATCGGGTCCGGGTCGGGCGCGATGACCTCTCCGTCACCTGGTTGGTCCGGTGCGTAGGAGAACTCTCCCTTGCCGTCCGGGGAACTCCCCTGGGTCCACGGCATCTCGGGATCGGGCTGTTCGTTACGCCTCGTCGACATGAACGTGTAGTTGTACTCCTGGTTTTCCTGTTCCTGCGGGAAGCTCGCTGGGACCGGTACCGGATCGTCCAGCGTCTCCAGGGCTTGAAGCCACTGATTCTGGTGTTGGGTGTCGCGGGCGATCAAGTATGAGAGCATGTCCTTCATGCCGGGATCGTCGGTGTACTCCCAGAGTCGGGTCGCGAGGGTACGCCCGGTCGCCTCCGCCATCACGTTCGCGTAAAGGTCGCCGGCGAGGTTACCCGACGCGACGATGTAGTTGCCGGTGAAGGGGACGCCGTTGCTGTCGACCGGCATCGCCGATTCGCCAGCGGAGAGGAACTGACGTGGACCCTGTGCGGTCATCGCCTCGGCCGTCTCCGCGGTTTCTCGGACCTCGTCGCTCATACTCTTCGACGAGCCGCGGAGGTTCTTCGTGACTGCTGAGGCGAGCATTTCGATGTGACCGAGTTCCTCGGCGGCGGTCTCCATCAACAGGGTCCGGTATTCGGCGTGGTCCTCCGGAACTGCCCAGGCCTGGAACATATACTGAAGGGCGACGCGCATCTCGCCTTCCTGTCCACCGATCGCTTGCTGGAGGAGCTTCGCGAAGTGTGGGTCCGGTTGTTCGACGGTGACCTCGTACTGTAGCTCCGGTTCTTGGTAGAACATCCACTCATCCCTGCCCACAACCAGCGAGATAAACCACTGTCGTGGACGGCAGTGAACGTTAGACTGGCTGGTACTAGTTCGAGCGAGATCGGTCGGTGCTGACGATAGGTATGATGGGACGACCGGTATCTGGGTACCGATAGCGTGTCACCTCGAGAGCCGCGGAGTTCGTCGATGGGTTGCCGACTCACCTGAATTGAACATTCGTATCACCGTCCCCTGTAATCGGGCGACCACCGGGGTTTTTCGTCGGTCGCTGTGGTACGATCCGTTCCCGAGGTGAGTCCGGTGGGCGACAACGACGACAACCAACGAGTGGCCGCCAGATGTGACCGTTGCGAGGAGATCGGCATCGTCCAGATCCGGCCCGATGGCAGTCTACAGCCCGTCGGTCAGTCGACTTTCTGTGAGTGTAACTCGCCGAGGCTACACGTCCTCGAGAGCGATCTCGAGTGATCGAGTCCGCGAGCTCGACTGTGAAGGCCGTCCGTGGGACGGCCGTGCGATGCGTGGCCACTACCGAGGGTCTCGTACTGTCCTGTTGGCAGGTGTCGCTCCCACGTCTCGAGGGCCGACGAGCGACGATTTCTCGTCACTATGTAGGCGGATTGGTGCAGACGGGGAGCGTTGTCCGCAGCCGTCTTCGGTGACCGATTTTCGGCTTTCAGTAGGGTAGTCAAGAGTTTGCGGATAGTTTCCGTCACGTATAGTTGCTAGTATATATCTGTTATATAGCAAATTACAACAGGTTCAAGTAGTATAAACAACCCATTACGGTCGCGGCGCTGCTGCGGAGAGACACCGACGGTAGCCGTCGCAGTTCAGGGGAAAGGAAGATGGGAGACAGACACGAAACACGCAGATCGTATCTCGCGGCAGTTGCATCGATCGGGGTATTGGGCGGCACGGCCGGGAGTGTCACCGGTTCGTCAAGTACGGAGACGAAAGATCGGTTGGCCGGGGAGACGTACCGGATCGAGGCCGTCCATTCGGGGCTAGTCCTCGACGTCGAGGGAGGATCGACGGCGAACGGCGGGGCCGTCCAACAGTGGGGATGGTGGCGGGGAGAAAACCAGAAATGGCACGTCCAACGGGTCGGTGACGGTGACGAATACCGTCTCATCAACGACTACACTGGCAAGGCGCTGACGATCGACGAGGGGACGGACGGCCACGGCGCAGCGGTCGAGCAGTGGGACTGGTTGGATCGGCCCAGGCAGCGGTTCCGCATTGAACACGTTACCGGTGACCAATACCGCATCGAAAACGTCGGTAGCGGGCTCGTTCTCGACGTGACAGGTGGGTCAACGGATCACGGCGCGTCGCTCCAGCAGTGGGGCTGGGGGGATAGTGCCAACCAGCGCTTCCGGTTTACGCAGGTTTCGGACGGCGGTGATGACTCGGGGTCGGCGGCGGAACCGGGATCTCACTTCGCACCGTCTTACTTCGCACCCGACGACGGGTTCGCGACAGCGGCCGAGTGGCTGGACGACGACACGCGCGTTATCAGGGTCACTGAGTTGACCCGGGAGGCGTTGGCGAAGGCCGTCAACGCCAGCGGGCCGCGCGTGGTCGTCTTCGAGGTCGGCGGCGTCATCGACCTGGAAGAACAGTGGCTCTCCGTCGAAAACGATAAATTGTTCCTGGCCGGCCAGACGGCTCCATCGCCGGGAATCACCCTCGTCCAGGGACAGTTCTCCATCGACGCGAACGACTGCGTCGTCCAGCACATCCGGTCGAAGCCGGGCGACGCCGGTAACGAGCGCGACTGGACTCCCGACGCGATCAACACCGGTCACGGGACCTCGAACAACGTCATCGACCACTGCACTGCGGCCTGGAGCGTCGACGAGGTCATGTCGATCGGCTACCGGACCGACCGGACGACGCTCTCGAACAACCTCATCGCGGAGGGGCTCCACGACGCCAGCGGGGAATATCCACACTCTGCCGGGACGCTCGTCGGTGACGACGCGACGGACGTCGCCCTCTTGGGGAACGTCTGGGCCCAGAGCGACAACCGACAGCCGCGATTGAAGTCCGGAACCAGAAGCGTCGTGGTCAACAACGTGATCGCCGCCGGCAACGAGGTCACGAATTTGGACGACGACGCCGTCACTAGCATCGTCGGCAACGCATACCGTCGAACACCGTACTCCTCGGAGGACTACGTCATCCAGCACGGTCGCGCGTACCTCGCGGACAACACCTCCGACGTGAACGGGCCGCTCACCGGAGACGTGACGGAACTCGAGTCCCGGCCGCTGTGGCCCGAGGGCGTGGACGCCATGCCGAACCGGTACGTGCTCGATCACGCCGTCGTGAACGCGGGGGCGCGTCCGGCCGATCGGACGCCCCACGATCAGCGACTCATCGACGACGTTCAGCAGCAGTCGGGAGCAATCATCGACAGCCAGGAGGAAGTCGGCGGCTATCCGACGCTCGGGGAAACCGCACACTCGCTGTCGGTTCCCGACACCGGGCTTCGGGAGTGGTTGGCGCAGTGGGCGCGAGCGGTCGAGGATCCCTACGCCGAACCGCCCGCGTGAGAAGCGACGGGACACGTCGACGCGGCGATCGACGGCCACTGAGAGATCGAACGGGCACACCCGATTCCGTCACACCGACGCGCCAACGTAGAGGACGAGGACGAGGACGAGCCAGACGGCGTCGACGAAGTGCCAGTACAGCGAGACGGTCGCGACTGACGTGTCGCGATCCGGGCCGTACTGACCTCGGAGCGCTCGCCAGGTGAGAACGGCGATACCGGCGACGCCGAGGGCGACGTGAAACCCGTGGAGACCGGTCAGGCCGAAGAAGGCGGTCCCGAAGACCCCGCTCGCGAGCGTGAATCCTTCCGCGGTGACGAACTCGTAGTACTCGTAGACCTGGCCGACGAGAAAGATCAGGCCGAGTCCGAGCGTCGTCACGAGGAGCCCGAGGAATCGCCGCCGGTCGCCGCCCTCGAGCGCCTCGTGTGCGTAGTGGAAGGTGACGCTGCTGGCGACCAGAATGGCGGTGTTGACGAGCACGAGCGAGCCCAGAAGCGGCGGCAGCTCGTCGGGCGGCCAGCTCCCGATTCTGACGAAGGCGTAGTAAATGAACAGCGCGCCGAACGTCGAGACGTCGGTCGCGAGGAAGAGGAGCGTCGTCGAGACGTACGATTCGCGGGACTTGGGTGCTCCGAGCGTCTCTCGAGCGGGTGCTACAAACGCCTGCTCGAGCCAGCCGGCGACGCCGGCCAGCAGGACGACGGTCCCGACGACGGCGAGGCCGACGCCGAGCAGTGGCGGGAGGAGTCCGGTCTCGCGTCCGAGGATGGAGACGGCGGCTCCGCCGTAGAGCCCGGCGGCCCCGGCGGCGGCGATCAGCGGCCAGCGGCTCCGGTGGTCGTGCTCGTGATCGTCGTGATCGCCGCGGCCGCGGTGGTCGCCGTACTCTTCGGGTGCCTGTCCCCCGGGAACGCGGTGATCGGACCCGTCGGCTCGAGGGACGTTCTCGTCGGGCGAATCGGTGTGTCCACCAGAGCCCATACCCCTGCTTCCACGTCGAACCGGAAAAAGGACCACCGC
This portion of the Natrinema salinisoli genome encodes:
- a CDS encoding DUF6789 family protein, which translates into the protein MNRALVEVSVFGAVVVSCLLVVFSAQRLRAEPAPDGGYAVGRYGRVTLSDAKVAAVRWTTTTNHREIGMLYIAFGTVAAIWGGIDAMMIRTHLLTPEANIWTEQTYNELFTMHGLTMLIFFVTPVFFGIGNYFLPLLIGADDMAFPRLNAVGFWLLPPALLLSRLGIIAEVTGAVLAVVVPTDWISVLLAFQEPAIGWTMYPPLSLAPNPQTNFLLLGLHLSGIATTIGAINFITTIIYERDESIGWANLDIFSWNMLVTSAIIVFAFPLLGTALLMLLFDRNFGTTFFAVEGGGPILWQHLLWFWGHPEVYIIFLPATGLMSLILPKFVGRKLFGFKFIVYSTIAIGVLSFGVWAHHMFVTGVDPRVRASFMATSIAIAVPSAIKVFNWITTMWNGDVRLAAPTILCIGSIGLFIVGGVTGIFLAVIPVDVMYHGTYYVVGHFHLILMGIIPLMMFAASYYWYPMLTGRMYDRRLAIFQSSLLVIGSALTFMTLMALGFLELPRRYATYPPGYSGLQVAATVGAFIIGISVLMWLYNMLWSYFQGTPIETSDPWELKATEQFTPEWQWFEDRLERERGIAPTEPETVRPSYVPAQEERPPSLYGRIEPVARTVANDAGIGAAGGFVGTMLMTAVLILAVALGVFDLESFANLATLVGLPANLALGYGLFLVGGMTVWSLLFLSLGEYLPGELTLVTGLWYATVIASGFAIAFYTGQTGLELVAYLLFVLLAHWIYGLGLAGTIAYLGGRRRRPSTGEDEYR
- a CDS encoding manganese catalase family protein, which produces MFYQEPELQYEVTVEQPDPHFAKLLQQAIGGQEGEMRVALQYMFQAWAVPEDHAEYRTLLMETAAEELGHIEMLASAVTKNLRGSSKSMSDEVRETAETAEAMTAQGPRQFLSAGESAMPVDSNGVPFTGNYIVASGNLAGDLYANVMAEATGRTLATRLWEYTDDPGMKDMLSYLIARDTQHQNQWLQALETLDDPVPVPASFPQEQENQEYNYTFMSTRRNEQPDPEMPWTQGSSPDGKGEFSYAPDQPGDGEVIAPDPDPMTNDEANRTDD
- a CDS encoding RICIN domain-containing protein codes for the protein MGDRHETRRSYLAAVASIGVLGGTAGSVTGSSSTETKDRLAGETYRIEAVHSGLVLDVEGGSTANGGAVQQWGWWRGENQKWHVQRVGDGDEYRLINDYTGKALTIDEGTDGHGAAVEQWDWLDRPRQRFRIEHVTGDQYRIENVGSGLVLDVTGGSTDHGASLQQWGWGDSANQRFRFTQVSDGGDDSGSAAEPGSHFAPSYFAPDDGFATAAEWLDDDTRVIRVTELTREALAKAVNASGPRVVVFEVGGVIDLEEQWLSVENDKLFLAGQTAPSPGITLVQGQFSIDANDCVVQHIRSKPGDAGNERDWTPDAINTGHGTSNNVIDHCTAAWSVDEVMSIGYRTDRTTLSNNLIAEGLHDASGEYPHSAGTLVGDDATDVALLGNVWAQSDNRQPRLKSGTRSVVVNNVIAAGNEVTNLDDDAVTSIVGNAYRRTPYSSEDYVIQHGRAYLADNTSDVNGPLTGDVTELESRPLWPEGVDAMPNRYVLDHAVVNAGARPADRTPHDQRLIDDVQQQSGAIIDSQEEVGGYPTLGETAHSLSVPDTGLREWLAQWARAVEDPYAEPPA
- a CDS encoding cytochrome c oxidase subunit 3, with the translated sequence MGSGGHTDSPDENVPRADGSDHRVPGGQAPEEYGDHRGRGDHDDHEHDHRSRWPLIAAAGAAGLYGGAAVSILGRETGLLPPLLGVGLAVVGTVVLLAGVAGWLEQAFVAPARETLGAPKSRESYVSTTLLFLATDVSTFGALFIYYAFVRIGSWPPDELPPLLGSLVLVNTAILVASSVTFHYAHEALEGGDRRRFLGLLVTTLGLGLIFLVGQVYEYYEFVTAEGFTLASGVFGTAFFGLTGLHGFHVALGVAGIAVLTWRALRGQYGPDRDTSVATVSLYWHFVDAVWLVLVLVLYVGASV